A genomic segment from Aegilops tauschii subsp. strangulata cultivar AL8/78 chromosome 1, Aet v6.0, whole genome shotgun sequence encodes:
- the LOC109732811 gene encoding calcineurin B-like protein 4 isoform X2, with protein sequence MRLRVAPARRARSIGLAVACRVQDLFSRRRGVPDRSAWLPPPAAGAGQAADGLRVVIAEAVQAHAGVRGAHRPRLPDLLYLMSHCVCVVAVTVNEVEALYELYKKLSYSIFKDGLIHKEEFRLALFRTSKGANLFADRVFDLFDLKRNGVIEFGEFVRSLSIFHPKAPESDKTAFAFKLYDLRGTGYIEKEELREMVVALLDESDLCLSDSAVEEIVDNTFSQADSNGDDRIDPKEWEEFVKKNPASLRNMSLPYLQDITTAFPSFVMHSEVDDYSGISK encoded by the exons ATGCGTTTGCGTGTTGCGCCGGCGCGGCGTGCCCGATCGATCGGCTTGGCTGTGGCCTGTAGAGTGCAAGATCTCTTCTCTCGCCGGCGCGGCGTGCCCGATCGATCGGCTTGGcttccgcctcccgccgccggagccggacAAGCAGCGGATGGGCTGCGTGTTGTCATCGCCGAGGCGGTCCAGGCGCACGCCGGGGTACGAGGAGCCCACCGTCCTCGCCTCCCAGACCTCCTGTAC CTCATGTCGCATTGCGTGTGCGTGGTTGCAGTCACGGTGAACGAGGTGGAGGCGCTGTACGAGCTCTACAAGAAGCTCAGCTACTCCATCTTCAAGGACGGCCTCATCCACAAG GAGGAGTTCCGGCTGGCGCTGTTCAGGACCAGCAAAGGGGCGAACCTCTTCGCGGACAGGGTGTTCGACCTCTTCGATCTCAAGCGCAACGGGGTCATCGAGTTCGGCGAGTTCGTGCGCTCGCTCAGCATCTTCCACCCCAAAGCGCCTGAATCGGACAAGACCGCGT TTGCATTCAAGTTGTATGATTTGAGGGGGACAGGCTACATCGAGAAAGAAGAG CTCCGGGAGATGGTGGTGGCACTCCTCGACGAGTCCGACCTGTGCCTCTCCGACAGCGCCGTCGAGGAGATCGTCGACAAT ACGTTCAGTCAAGCAGACTCGAATGGCGACGACAGGATAGACcccaaggagtgggaggagttcGTCAAGAAGAACCCGGCATCACTCAGGAACATGTCACTGCCCTATCTCCA GGACATTACGACGGCGTTTCCGAGCTTTGTGATGCATTCGGAAGTCGACGATTACAGTGGAATCAGCAAATAA
- the LOC109732811 gene encoding calcineurin B-like protein 4 isoform X1 yields MGCVLSSPRRSRRTPGYEEPTVLASQTSFTVNEVEALYELYKKLSYSIFKDGLIHKEEFRLALFRTSKGANLFADRVFDLFDLKRNGVIEFGEFVRSLSIFHPKAPESDKTAFAFKLYDLRGTGYIEKEELREMVVALLDESDLCLSDSAVEEIVDNTFSQADSNGDDRIDPKEWEEFVKKNPASLRNMSLPYLQDITTAFPSFVMHSEVDDYSGISK; encoded by the exons ATGGGCTGCGTGTTGTCATCGCCGAGGCGGTCCAGGCGCACGCCGGGGTACGAGGAGCCCACCGTCCTCGCCTCCCAGACCTCCT TCACGGTGAACGAGGTGGAGGCGCTGTACGAGCTCTACAAGAAGCTCAGCTACTCCATCTTCAAGGACGGCCTCATCCACAAG GAGGAGTTCCGGCTGGCGCTGTTCAGGACCAGCAAAGGGGCGAACCTCTTCGCGGACAGGGTGTTCGACCTCTTCGATCTCAAGCGCAACGGGGTCATCGAGTTCGGCGAGTTCGTGCGCTCGCTCAGCATCTTCCACCCCAAAGCGCCTGAATCGGACAAGACCGCGT TTGCATTCAAGTTGTATGATTTGAGGGGGACAGGCTACATCGAGAAAGAAGAG CTCCGGGAGATGGTGGTGGCACTCCTCGACGAGTCCGACCTGTGCCTCTCCGACAGCGCCGTCGAGGAGATCGTCGACAAT ACGTTCAGTCAAGCAGACTCGAATGGCGACGACAGGATAGACcccaaggagtgggaggagttcGTCAAGAAGAACCCGGCATCACTCAGGAACATGTCACTGCCCTATCTCCA GGACATTACGACGGCGTTTCCGAGCTTTGTGATGCATTCGGAAGTCGACGATTACAGTGGAATCAGCAAATAA